From the genome of Anaerolineales bacterium:
GCAGAGATCCATCCGTCCATGACGAACGGAATGCGCCCGTCCGCCGCGATCCATTCGCCGCGGAATTTACGTGCGATGTGCACGTGCAGGCCGGTGGCGTATCCGCCTTCGCAGGATGGATGCCCGATTCGCTCACCGGCGTGGAGGTACGTCCCCACCGGGACCCGGTCTCGGCTTTCGACGTGCATGTAGAGCAGTACCCAGCCGGTCTGCTCGTAGCCGTCTCCATCGAGGTCCAGGATGACTTCACCGTTCTCGGAGCGCAGAACCAGTCCATCGGCTGCGGCCACAACCCATTCATCGGAATAGCCGCATCCGAGTGCATAACCCGGAGGTGCAAAGTCGAGTGCAGCCCACGCCGCGCCATCCCCCCAGGCAGAATGCGGCCCTCCGGTGAAGGACCACACTTTGCCGTCTTCGAAAGGAAGCTGCAGCAAAGGTTGTTCCAGATCCTGCGGCACGAGCGGCTCGATTGCGCGCTCGAAAGGATCACCGAACAGCGTTGTATACGTTTGGATGAATCCCTGTGCAGAGACCACGCCGCGCCACGCCTCGACGTCGTACAACTTCGCGAAAAGATATTGAACGCCCACGCTTCCGGCGTTCAAACCCGGTCCAGGCACGACGACCTTGCCGTCTGAAAAGACCAGCGGTCCCACCCAACCGGCCCGCCACAAGTAGTAACCCTGGTTGAGTTGATCGGCGGCCCATGACAACTGCACGAACAGACCTCCCCAATCCTGCCGCTGGTAGCCGACAGGATAGACTCGGTCCAATGTATCGACGTCCGCGTTGGTTACCCAACCCCCTTGATACTCGAGGACGGCCAAAAGCAGCCGCGGGTTGACGGAATATCGCTGCGCCACCAATTGAACGATCTGCGCGCCGGTCATCTCTTCGTATTCGACTTCCTCTGTGTATGCGGAAAGGTATCCACCCCATTCATCGATTTCGGCTTGCAGATCGAAAATTACGCTCGCCGGCCCATAAACGAGTTCCGAATCCGGAACGAGTTTATTGCTCGGACCTTCGGGCTGTGGAACGGGTGCCGGGATTTCGAGCAGCTGTCCCACGGCAAGGTAATCGACGTTCGACAGTTGATTTGCCTGACTGATCTGGAGTACGGTCACATTGTATTGTTCGGCGATCTGCCCCAACGTCTCGCCTGCTTGCACCACGTGATAGAGCACGTCCATGCGCACCGTTGGCGTGTTACGCACAGGATCGGGTGTAGGAGGAAGAACTTCTTCACCCGGTGCACGTGAAGGCGGCAGCAATGAAATCAGCGGATGCTGTGTGGGCGTCGGAGTGATGACCGGCAGGGGATTGGCGTCCTTCGTGCTGGAAATGTTTTCCCTTGCTGAAAATATTCCGGGAAACGCACAAGCGACCGTGCTGGCCGCGATGACGAGCACAACGCAGGCGATGTATACCAGGCGTTTGCGGAAAAAGACGTTCGCCAACGCGGGATCCTCTCCAGACACTCTATGACAAAACAACGACTTTCTCACTCCCTGCACGGCGACTTGCGCGAACGGCGTATTGTCGAATCCAGTCAATCACCGGGCAGCGACTCATTTCTGGGTTCAAGATTCATGCCACGCCGTGCGAAAATACTTCGAATCATTGCGGGAAGACTGCATCCACCAGTTGGATAAATTCTGGAAGCAAGTCCGATGCGGGTGTTCGGTGAACGCGCTCCCGGAAGCAGGACGCCAGGGAGCGAAAATACCAGGCTTGATCCGCTCGCGGCCGGTTGAAGCGCTCCCAAAGCTCTTCCCCTTCGCGGCGCAGGAAATTACGGATGGACCGCATGTTGTCTATTTTATCGGCCAGCGCGAGCATGAGTACGTCATCATCGGCGCATCGAAGCTTGTCCAGCGTTTCCTGTTTGCGCTGCCGCCAGGGTGCCGAACGGTCGGACTCCGTAACGGCGCAAACGAGTCTCGCCACCCGATCGCCAAATCTCTTTCGAATCTCATCTAGCGTCACCGTTGTATCCTCAACCGTGTCGTGTAAAAAACCGGCGATGACGAGTTCCTGCGCGCATCCCGCAACGGCCAGAATGCGGCCCACCGCAAACGGATGTACGATGTATGGAACAGAAGTGCCCTTCCGGAATTGTCCGGCGTGTGCCCGCACGGCGAATTCTATAACTGTGAAAAGGGGATCCGTCTTCACTTTGTCCTTCATCGTTCTGGCACGCCTGTGAAAATCAAACCGTCGTCCGCCTAGGCGTTATTCCCATTTTTCATGACAACCGCCATCCGCATGGCGCCAATCTGCCATCGAATGATCCGGCAGCTCAAAGCCACTTCTCGAGCAGTAAAGATGGTTCGTTGACTCTGCGCAACCTTCCCTGGTGATCGATGAAAGACCAACGACCTGGGTCGGTTTTGTAAACTTGATACCCCAAACGTTCGTACAACCTTTGAGCGCCTATGTTTTCCACCGCAGCGGCAATCGCCACACGTTCGTACCCTGCATCGCGCAGAACGGATTCCGCCGCTTGGACCAGACGCGTCCCGATGCCCCGATTGCGGTAGGCTGGCCGGACGCGAAAGGCGTGCAGGTAAGCGCTCAGCGCGCCATGATGGATATCCGCACGATGCGCGTTGAATTGGATGAAGATCTGCCCCACGACTCTCCCGTCGCATTCGGCGACGAGGATCAAACGCCTGCCCAACTGCATCTCTTCCATCACGTGCCGGTAGACGCGCCGGTATTGGGTGTACTCGCCTTCCCATTCCATTTCAGGTAAGTCCGCTTCTACGGCGGGCCGGATGCGGCAATCAAGCGCCTCGACCATGAGAAGCTTCCCTTTCGATCAGTTTGTGTAGCAAAACTTTTTCTTCTGCTTCCGAGTGCAGCTCTTCGTCGATCCAGGCCGCTCGCAGCGCCCAGAGGATGCGTCGATAGCCAGGACCCGGCGGCAGGCCAAGCGCCCGCAGAGCCTCACCGTCCGATTTCGGCTCCACGAAACGCCAGACGCTCAAATAACGCTCGATGGCATCCCGCGCCTGCGTCTCACCCTGCAGCGCAAGCCAGGCAGCCGCCAGTGCCGCTTCGCGGCATTCATCCATCCGCGCCGTCAGCTCGCTCGCTTTCGCATCCTCCACCAACGAGGGCAGCTCTCGTCCCAGACTTGCAGCTTCGAGAATCTGGCCCATCAAGCCGGAGGGGAAATGCAGACGATCGCAAACCGCGTGTATCTCCTTCTGCGAAAGACGGAAGAACAGCAGAGTGTATATGAGAAATTCCTGCTCCGGCGGGTCTTCGAGCCGCCATGCCGGCGGCGCCTCGAAATCGAAGACTCGCGAGACGCGGCTTTCGAGCCACTCGTCCCAGATGAGTGTGGGATGGATCGCTCTCAGTAAATCCAGTTCCTGCAGGCGAGCCATGATCTGCGGCATGCGGTCTTCGTGGAAAATCTGAACCAGTTCATTGCGCAGCCGTTCGCCGCTGACCCGATCCAGAAGCGGAAGCGCCTGGCGGAGCAGCTCGAGGGTACGCGCTTCGATTTCAAAATTGAGACGCTGCTCGAGACGCACGGCGCGCAGCATGCGCGTGGGGTCGTCCACAAAACTGATGGAATGCAGCACGCGTATCTTGCGATCGCGCAGATCCCGTCCGCCTCCCCAATGGTCGAGTAACTGGCCGTAATGCCGGCCATCGAGACGTAACGCCAGCGTATTGATCGTGAAATCGCGGCGGTGCAGATCCAGCTTGATGCTGCCGCGCTCGACCGAAGGCAGCGCCGTCGGATGGGTATAGAATTCCGTCCGGGCGGAGACGAAATCTAGATCGGCAGGCAGATCGACTCCATCTTCCGCCGAAGTGGAGACGGCTTTCAGGAGCTGCTTGTTTTCGCGATCGAGCTGCCACTTGGCCGTCCCAAAGCGCCGATGGCTGCTGATGCGGCCGCCGTACTTCGAAGCCAGGCCTTTCGCCAATCCGATGGCGTCCCCCTCCACGACGAGATCGAAGTCCACACTGGGTTCGCGCAGCAGGAGATCGCGCACGAAACCGCCCACGATGTACAAAGCGGACTTGTGCGCCATGGCCTCCTCGGCAACCTTCTTCAGCAGCGCCAGCCTCTCCGGCTTCAAGGCGCTTTCCAACCGGTCGCCGAGATTCGTGAGCGGTGGTTCTTCAACCGCCGCACCGAGGATTTTCAGCAAATCGGTGCGCGTGACGATGCCAATGATTTCTCCGCTCTCCGGATCCGCAACGGGCACCTGACCCCAGCCGCGGTGAATCATGGCGCGCTGCAGGCGCTGAACGGAATCACCCGGATGGACCGTCAAGTCCCCGGCATCCATGATGCTGGAGATGGGCCGATCCTGCATGCCGTGCGTCACGGCCCGATCCACCGCCCGGCGAGTGAGCAGGCCTTTCACGGTCTTTCCCTCCACAACGGGGAAACCTTCGTGGCCGGAGCGCTGCATGCGCGCCAATGCATCCGCAATGCTGGTCTCCGGATTCAGTACTCGTGGGTCGCGCGACATGATTTCGGCGACCGTTTTTACCGGCTCGATGATCTGGGGCAAGAGTTCATGCAGCTCCGCATTGACTTCCGCCAGGCTGCGATCTTTGATCAACGCCGCAGCAGCGCGATCGTGCCCGCCTCCTCCGAAATGTTCCGCCACGCGGCTGATGTCCAGCAACGATGATGATGAGCGCCCGACCAGTTGAATCGCCCCGTTGAGGGCCACGAGCACGACCAGACCGTCCGGATCGAAAACGTCACGCAATTTGTGCGCCAAGGTAGAGATCTCGTCCACCATGTCCCCGGCGACGCCGCAAGCGATGACGATCGAAAGGCCATGAATCTCGAACGTCTCTACGGCTTCGAAGAGCTGGTTGAACAAATCTCGCTGGTCGGGAGAAAGGGGGTGATTTAGGAAATTGGAAGCGATGTCGAGGCTCGCTCCTGCTTCGAGCAGCCACGCCGCCGCACGCACGTCTCTCGGCGTAGTTGCCGCATAAGACAGCGATCCCGTGTCCTCATAAATACCCAGCAGCAGCAGGGTGGCGATGACGAGATCGAGCTTGATGTTCTCCTGCCGTAAGGATTCGACGAGCAGCGTCGTCGTAGCCCCGATATCTTCGAGATGCGCCGTCCAGGCCGGATTCAGCGCCTCGTCTTCGGGATGGTGATCGATGACGTGCACTTCGGTTGTCTTGGTGACTCCCTTGATCGAAACCGAGGACTGCGTGTCGACCAGGGTCAAACGGTCGACGTGACCGCGAGGCAGATCCTGAAATTCTTCGAACGGAAAGCGTTCGCCGTACAACGTCAGGTAAGCGTGTACGTTGCGGTTCAAACGCCGCGGCAAGACCGCCAGCGCTTCCGGATGGAGAAGGTGCGCGGCGAGCAGCGATGCGAGGGCATCGAAATCCGCTTGTTCGTGTGTCAGAATCAAGTGCATCGCCATCGATCCCATCGGAGGAAGTCCGTTCCAGCAATGCGCTGGTTTTTATGTGCACCCGCTTCCTCCCTCACGGGGATTATACAATGGGCTTGGAAATAGCGTTTCGCTGATTGTCCGGACACAGACACCTCGGTCGTGAGGCAGCGGACGTTGATTCTCTGAAGGCAGCGTGACCTTGAATACAAGGACAGATTGTGGTTAAAG
Proteins encoded in this window:
- a CDS encoding LysM peptidoglycan-binding domain-containing protein, whose translation is MANVFFRKRLVYIACVVLVIAASTVACAFPGIFSARENISSTKDANPLPVITPTPTQHPLISLLPPSRAPGEEVLPPTPDPVRNTPTVRMDVLYHVVQAGETLGQIAEQYNVTVLQISQANQLSNVDYLAVGQLLEIPAPVPQPEGPSNKLVPDSELVYGPASVIFDLQAEIDEWGGYLSAYTEEVEYEEMTGAQIVQLVAQRYSVNPRLLLAVLEYQGGWVTNADVDTLDRVYPVGYQRQDWGGLFVQLSWAADQLNQGYYLWRAGWVGPLVFSDGKVVVPGPGLNAGSVGVQYLFAKLYDVEAWRGVVSAQGFIQTYTTLFGDPFERAIEPLVPQDLEQPLLQLPFEDGKVWSFTGGPHSAWGDGAAWAALDFAPPGYALGCGYSDEWVVAAADGLVLRSENGEVILDLDGDGYEQTGWVLLYMHVESRDRVPVGTYLHAGERIGHPSCEGGYATGLHVHIARKFRGEWIAADGRIPFVMDGWISAGDGTAYSGTLRRDQDTIESCECRNETNQIGR
- a CDS encoding HD domain-containing protein, with amino-acid sequence MKDKVKTDPLFTVIEFAVRAHAGQFRKGTSVPYIVHPFAVGRILAVAGCAQELVIAGFLHDTVEDTTVTLDEIRKRFGDRVARLVCAVTESDRSAPWRQRKQETLDKLRCADDDVLMLALADKIDNMRSIRNFLRREGEELWERFNRPRADQAWYFRSLASCFRERVHRTPASDLLPEFIQLVDAVFPQ
- a CDS encoding GNAT family N-acetyltransferase; protein product: MVEALDCRIRPAVEADLPEMEWEGEYTQYRRVYRHVMEEMQLGRRLILVAECDGRVVGQIFIQFNAHRADIHHGALSAYLHAFRVRPAYRNRGIGTRLVQAAESVLRDAGYERVAIAAAVENIGAQRLYERLGYQVYKTDPGRWSFIDHQGRLRRVNEPSLLLEKWL
- a CDS encoding CBS domain-containing protein, with translation MHLILTHEQADFDALASLLAAHLLHPEALAVLPRRLNRNVHAYLTLYGERFPFEEFQDLPRGHVDRLTLVDTQSSVSIKGVTKTTEVHVIDHHPEDEALNPAWTAHLEDIGATTTLLVESLRQENIKLDLVIATLLLLGIYEDTGSLSYAATTPRDVRAAAWLLEAGASLDIASNFLNHPLSPDQRDLFNQLFEAVETFEIHGLSIVIACGVAGDMVDEISTLAHKLRDVFDPDGLVVLVALNGAIQLVGRSSSSLLDISRVAEHFGGGGHDRAAAALIKDRSLAEVNAELHELLPQIIEPVKTVAEIMSRDPRVLNPETSIADALARMQRSGHEGFPVVEGKTVKGLLTRRAVDRAVTHGMQDRPISSIMDAGDLTVHPGDSVQRLQRAMIHRGWGQVPVADPESGEIIGIVTRTDLLKILGAAVEEPPLTNLGDRLESALKPERLALLKKVAEEAMAHKSALYIVGGFVRDLLLREPSVDFDLVVEGDAIGLAKGLASKYGGRISSHRRFGTAKWQLDRENKQLLKAVSTSAEDGVDLPADLDFVSARTEFYTHPTALPSVERGSIKLDLHRRDFTINTLALRLDGRHYGQLLDHWGGGRDLRDRKIRVLHSISFVDDPTRMLRAVRLEQRLNFEIEARTLELLRQALPLLDRVSGERLRNELVQIFHEDRMPQIMARLQELDLLRAIHPTLIWDEWLESRVSRVFDFEAPPAWRLEDPPEQEFLIYTLLFFRLSQKEIHAVCDRLHFPSGLMGQILEAASLGRELPSLVEDAKASELTARMDECREAALAAAWLALQGETQARDAIERYLSVWRFVEPKSDGEALRALGLPPGPGYRRILWALRAAWIDEELHSEAEEKVLLHKLIEREASHGRGA